Proteins from a genomic interval of Qipengyuania sp. JC766:
- a CDS encoding phosphatase domain-containing protein has product MPFFPRAPVRIQPYFGYRNRTALHISARALRAAPSNFSRTGGTWQAIRTMLAQFLSHEVEGLAVELEIETPGGLRRYEGCSNREGFIHFDVETGEWPLGPHSNWDVVRLKWHNEAGPQSVRGYVKAPPAEPRISVISDIDDTIIETGINKGFRSLVRNWKRVFAQMPNERLQVPEAAVFYAALGGGATPETSAGTPCGAMPPATRRPFFYVSSSPWNLFSYLVAFQEVHDLPLGPIFLRDWSLSRKTFGEASHGGHKRQAIGTILETYPDTRFALIGDDTQGDFAAFADVIEAYPGRVAAVFIRNAGDTLSADKLAAQDAIEASGVPLWTGSDYSTGRAFLDAAGLSHDEDAAQIVETVEKPNAARDKASVPVQRKTR; this is encoded by the coding sequence ATGCCGTTCTTCCCGCGGGCCCCGGTCCGGATCCAACCCTATTTCGGATATCGCAACCGGACCGCGCTTCACATCTCGGCGCGGGCGCTGAGAGCGGCGCCGAGCAATTTCTCGCGCACCGGCGGGACCTGGCAGGCGATCCGCACCATGCTCGCGCAGTTCCTCTCGCACGAGGTGGAAGGCCTCGCGGTCGAGCTGGAAATCGAGACGCCCGGTGGCCTCCGCCGTTACGAGGGCTGCAGCAATCGTGAGGGCTTCATCCATTTCGACGTCGAGACGGGCGAATGGCCGCTCGGCCCGCACAGCAACTGGGACGTCGTGCGCCTGAAATGGCATAACGAGGCCGGACCGCAGAGCGTGCGCGGTTACGTCAAGGCACCGCCGGCCGAACCGCGGATCTCGGTCATTTCCGATATCGACGACACCATCATCGAGACCGGCATCAACAAGGGCTTCCGCTCGCTCGTCCGCAACTGGAAGCGGGTCTTCGCGCAGATGCCGAACGAGCGGCTGCAAGTGCCCGAAGCGGCGGTATTCTACGCCGCGCTGGGCGGCGGGGCGACGCCGGAAACGTCCGCAGGCACGCCGTGCGGTGCGATGCCGCCTGCGACGCGGCGCCCGTTCTTCTACGTCTCGTCCAGCCCCTGGAACCTGTTCAGCTACCTCGTCGCGTTCCAGGAAGTGCACGATCTGCCGCTGGGTCCGATCTTCCTGCGCGACTGGTCGCTCAGCCGGAAGACCTTCGGCGAGGCGAGCCATGGCGGGCACAAGCGGCAGGCGATCGGCACGATCCTCGAGACCTATCCCGACACCCGCTTCGCCCTGATCGGGGACGACACGCAGGGCGATTTTGCCGCCTTTGCCGACGTGATCGAGGCCTATCCCGGCCGGGTGGCAGCGGTGTTCATCCGCAATGCGGGCGACACGCTGTCGGCGGACAAGCTGGCCGCGCAGGACGCGATCGAGGCGTCGGGCGTGCCGCTGTGGACCGGGAGCGACTACAGCACCGGACGCGCGTTCCTGGACGCGGCCGGCCTCTCGCATGACGAGGACGCGGCACAAATCGTGGAGACGGTCGAGAAGCCGAATGCCGCGCGCGACAAGGCTTCAGTTCCCGTTCAGCGCAAAACACGCTAG
- a CDS encoding M48 family metalloprotease, which translates to MRILAQFVAMLAALSLLVQPAHAQSVLRDAETEALLRDMAAPLVEAAELEEGNVDLVLIDDRSINAFVAGGQAVYIHTGLIEAADTANEVQGVIAHELGHVKGGHVIRHSEGVAQASKISILSLLLGVGAALAGAPPEAAAGVLQAGQRAALGRYLAFSRVQESSADAAGAEYLSKAGISGRGSIEFFKKLRNLEYRYGYTQRDSDEFARTHPLSGNRISRLQATYQEDPAWDAPNDPALQARFERVKAKLYGYQADPERVLVAYPESRTDVPARYARAYAWHREARVDKALAEADALLAQDPDDPYFLELKGQILLESGRVAEALDPLRQATEMTAYEPLIASMFGHALIATEDASHHEEAEQVLRSAVARDRRNPFAWYQLGVVYAQRGDMPRARLASAEQQVMTQQYTRALESAQFAMAGLPENSVDWIRAQDIAFQARAELERIRERR; encoded by the coding sequence ATGCGCATACTCGCCCAGTTCGTTGCCATGCTGGCGGCGCTGTCGCTGCTGGTCCAGCCGGCCCATGCCCAGTCGGTCCTGCGCGACGCGGAAACCGAGGCACTGCTGCGCGACATGGCCGCCCCGCTGGTCGAGGCGGCCGAGCTGGAAGAGGGCAATGTCGACCTCGTCCTGATCGACGACCGGTCGATCAACGCCTTCGTCGCGGGCGGGCAGGCGGTCTATATCCACACCGGCCTGATCGAGGCGGCGGACACCGCCAACGAAGTACAGGGCGTCATCGCGCACGAGCTCGGCCACGTGAAGGGCGGCCACGTCATCCGTCATTCCGAAGGGGTGGCGCAGGCGAGCAAGATTTCCATCCTGTCCCTGCTGCTGGGCGTGGGTGCCGCGCTTGCCGGTGCGCCGCCGGAAGCGGCCGCGGGCGTACTGCAGGCGGGCCAGCGGGCCGCGCTCGGCCGCTATCTCGCCTTCAGCCGGGTGCAGGAATCCAGCGCCGATGCCGCGGGCGCGGAATACCTCTCCAAGGCCGGCATTTCTGGTCGCGGCTCGATCGAGTTCTTCAAGAAGCTGCGCAACCTGGAATACCGCTATGGCTATACCCAGCGCGACAGCGACGAGTTCGCCCGCACCCACCCGCTGTCGGGCAATCGCATCTCGCGCCTGCAGGCCACCTACCAGGAGGATCCCGCGTGGGATGCGCCCAACGATCCGGCGCTCCAGGCCCGGTTCGAACGCGTCAAGGCCAAGCTCTACGGCTACCAGGCCGATCCGGAGCGAGTGCTGGTCGCCTATCCCGAGAGCCGCACCGACGTGCCCGCGCGCTATGCCCGCGCCTATGCCTGGCACCGCGAGGCGCGCGTCGACAAGGCGCTGGCCGAAGCCGACGCGCTGCTCGCGCAGGACCCCGACGATCCCTATTTCCTCGAGCTGAAGGGCCAGATCCTGCTCGAATCGGGCCGCGTGGCCGAGGCGCTCGACCCGCTGCGGCAAGCGACCGAAATGACCGCCTACGAACCGCTCATCGCGTCCATGTTCGGCCATGCCCTGATCGCGACGGAGGATGCGTCCCATCACGAGGAAGCGGAACAGGTTTTGCGCTCAGCCGTGGCGCGCGATCGCCGCAATCCCTTCGCCTGGTACCAGCTGGGCGTGGTCTATGCCCAGCGCGGCGACATGCCGCGCGCCCGGCTGGCGTCCGCCGAACAGCAGGTGATGACGCAGCAATATACGCGGGCGCTGGAAAGCGCGCAGTTCGCGATGGCCGGCCTGCCGGAAAACTCGGTCGACTGGATACGGGCGCAGGATATCGCCTTCCAGGCGCGCGCCGAACTGGAACGTATCCGCGAACGGCGGTAA
- a CDS encoding sterol desaturase family protein: protein MWVAIAISAVATTLIVALRYLAVSGAFAWATTRVRPGLYAPLRGQIAREIRWSLVSAVIFGIPAGIVGWGWKEHGWTLIYTDPHAYPLWYLPVSVLLYLFAHDTWFYWTHRWMHKPRIFRVAHAVHHSSRPPTAWAAMSFHPAEALTGAIVIPVLVFLIPIHFAALLAVLTIMTVMGVTNHMGWEMFPRWLVHSRIGGWIITASHHHKHHERYTCNYGLYFRFWDRLCRTDRGLSPP from the coding sequence ATGTGGGTTGCCATCGCCATTTCCGCCGTCGCCACGACCTTGATCGTGGCCTTGCGCTACCTCGCGGTCAGCGGCGCGTTCGCGTGGGCGACAACCAGGGTGCGCCCCGGCCTCTACGCGCCCCTGAGGGGTCAGATCGCGCGGGAAATCCGCTGGTCGCTGGTGTCCGCAGTCATTTTCGGGATCCCGGCGGGCATCGTCGGGTGGGGCTGGAAAGAACACGGCTGGACGCTGATCTACACGGATCCGCACGCCTATCCGCTGTGGTACCTGCCGGTCTCGGTCCTGCTGTACCTGTTCGCGCACGACACTTGGTTCTACTGGACCCACCGCTGGATGCACAAACCGCGCATCTTTCGCGTGGCCCATGCGGTCCACCATTCCAGCAGGCCGCCGACGGCCTGGGCGGCGATGAGCTTCCATCCGGCAGAGGCGCTGACCGGCGCGATCGTGATACCGGTACTGGTTTTCCTCATTCCCATTCATTTTGCAGCCCTGCTGGCCGTGCTAACCATCATGACCGTCATGGGCGTGACCAACCACATGGGTTGGGAAATGTTTCCCCGCTGGCTGGTCCATTCGCGCATCGGCGGCTGGATCATCACTGCAAGTCACCATCACAAGCATCACGAGCGCTACACATGCAATTACGGCCTCTACTTCCGTTTCTGGGATCGACTGTGTCGGACCGACCGCGGCCTCTCGCCGCCGTGA
- a CDS encoding DUF2141 domain-containing protein has product MSVRRIGLCGLAASAMLLTGAADETELGTIDVHVSNVRNAKGVVRACLASKASDFPGCDTTPARWKLKTPADDSVVLRFTGLKPGRYAFAILHDENNNNKADTALSMIPKEGFAFSRDAKASFGPPKFDAAAVNVRPGRQMIQVKMRYVF; this is encoded by the coding sequence GTGAGCGTGCGGCGGATTGGCCTGTGCGGGCTGGCAGCATCAGCCATGCTGCTGACGGGCGCGGCGGACGAGACCGAACTGGGCACGATCGACGTGCACGTGTCCAACGTGCGCAATGCCAAGGGCGTCGTGCGCGCCTGCCTGGCGTCCAAGGCGTCCGACTTTCCCGGCTGCGACACGACGCCTGCGCGCTGGAAGCTGAAAACGCCGGCGGACGACAGCGTGGTCCTGCGCTTTACCGGGCTGAAGCCCGGCCGTTACGCATTCGCGATCCTGCATGACGAGAACAACAACAACAAGGCGGACACCGCCCTGTCGATGATCCCCAAGGAAGGCTTCGCCTTTTCGCGCGATGCCAAGGCGTCCTTCGGCCCGCCCAAGTTCGATGCGGCGGCCGTTAATGTGCGGCCCGGGCGGCAGATGATCCAGGTAAAGATGCGCTACGTCTTCTGA
- a CDS encoding nucleoside deaminase — MTRWPLPDPMREALKLAQEAEQAGEVPVGAVVTRNGAIIGRGRNVTRVRHDPTGHAEIVAIREAARLSGSERLTDCEIWVTLEPCAMCAGAISHARLAKLYYAAQDPKGGAVAHGARVFDHPQCLHRPDVYPGLGEAEAGLLLRSFFAARR, encoded by the coding sequence ATGACCCGCTGGCCGCTTCCGGACCCGATGCGCGAAGCGCTGAAACTGGCGCAGGAGGCCGAACAGGCGGGCGAGGTCCCCGTCGGGGCGGTGGTGACTCGCAACGGGGCGATAATCGGCAGGGGCCGCAATGTCACGCGCGTCAGGCACGATCCGACCGGCCATGCGGAGATCGTGGCGATTCGCGAAGCGGCACGGCTATCGGGAAGCGAACGGCTGACGGATTGCGAAATCTGGGTGACGCTCGAGCCATGTGCGATGTGCGCCGGTGCGATCAGCCATGCCCGGCTGGCGAAGCTCTACTACGCCGCGCAGGACCCGAAGGGCGGCGCGGTGGCGCACGGCGCGCGGGTGTTCGACCATCCCCAGTGCCTGCATAGGCCCGATGTCTATCCGGGCCTTGGAGAGGCGGAGGCAGGCCTGCTGCTGCGAAGCTTCTTTGCCGCCCGCCGCTAG
- a CDS encoding LytTR family transcriptional regulator DNA-binding domain-containing protein, whose product MTIRTIIVDDEKLAIQGMQLRLEPFEDIEIIGTCANGREAIRAIKTEKPDLVFLDIQMPGFDGFSVVKGVMEIDPPLFVFVTAYEEHAIRAFEANAVNYLMKPVDEDKLADTIERVRTRLAEKKSAEEADKLMSVLSEVAPDAAEEFQEQDAEGSDRYEKLINVKDRGQIFRVEVGSIEHIEAAGDYMCIYTGDNSLILRETMKDLERRLDPRKFQRVHRSTIVNLDQVRQVKPHTNGECFLVLDSGAEVKVSRSYRDVVARFVH is encoded by the coding sequence GTGACCATACGCACCATTATTGTCGACGACGAGAAACTCGCGATCCAAGGCATGCAGCTCAGGCTGGAGCCGTTCGAGGACATCGAGATCATCGGCACCTGCGCCAACGGGCGCGAGGCGATCCGCGCCATCAAGACGGAGAAGCCCGACCTCGTCTTCCTCGACATCCAGATGCCCGGCTTCGACGGGTTCTCCGTCGTGAAGGGCGTGATGGAAATCGACCCGCCGCTGTTCGTCTTCGTCACCGCCTACGAGGAACACGCGATCCGCGCGTTCGAGGCGAATGCGGTGAACTACCTCATGAAGCCGGTCGACGAGGACAAGCTCGCCGACACGATCGAACGCGTGCGCACCCGCCTTGCCGAGAAGAAATCGGCCGAGGAAGCGGACAAGTTGATGAGCGTGCTGTCCGAAGTCGCGCCCGATGCGGCGGAAGAGTTCCAGGAGCAGGACGCCGAAGGCAGCGACCGGTACGAGAAGCTGATCAACGTGAAGGACCGCGGCCAGATCTTCCGCGTCGAAGTCGGCTCGATCGAGCATATCGAGGCGGCGGGCGACTACATGTGCATCTACACCGGCGACAACTCGCTGATCCTGCGCGAGACGATGAAGGACCTGGAACGCCGGCTCGACCCGCGCAAGTTCCAGCGCGTCCACCGTTCCACCATCGTCAACCTGGACCAGGTCCGGCAGGTGAAGCCGCACACCAACGGCGAATGCTTCCTGGTCCTCGACAGCGGGGCCGAGGTGAAGGTGAGCCGTAGCTATCGCGACGTGGTGGCGCGCTTTGTACACTGA
- the rpmB gene encoding 50S ribosomal protein L28 gives MSRICELTGKGRLTGHNVSHANNKTKRVFLPNLQNVTLLSEKLDRSFKFRVSTHGLRSVEHNGGLDNWLLKTRDEKLSTRALKVKRELKKAAKEAA, from the coding sequence ATGTCGCGCATTTGCGAACTGACCGGCAAAGGCCGCCTGACGGGCCACAATGTGAGCCACGCGAATAACAAGACGAAGCGCGTCTTCCTGCCGAACCTGCAGAACGTCACGCTTCTGAGCGAGAAGCTGGATCGCAGCTTCAAGTTCCGCGTGTCCACCCATGGCTTGCGCTCGGTCGAACACAATGGCGGTCTCGACAACTGGCTGCTCAAGACTCGTGACGAGAAGCTGAGCACGCGCGCCCTCAAGGTGAAGCGCGAGCTGAAGAAGGCCGCGAAGGAAGCGGCCTGA
- a CDS encoding HD domain-containing protein has translation MADTTTQELHGMRERARFREMKEGTKEDWDIISGQYFAFAKGLPDRVLKHLKLLEGDFGGFPVCRLEHSLQTATRAHRDGRGERYVVMALLHDIGDTLGTYNHPEVAAAILKPFVTEEEHWICQNHGAFQGYYYFHHLGMDRNLRDRFEEHPHYAACAEFCEKYDQAAFDPDYESESLEFFEPMVRRVMAKPLSSMYVKSDAEAA, from the coding sequence ATGGCCGATACCACGACGCAGGAACTGCACGGCATGCGCGAACGCGCCCGGTTTCGCGAAATGAAGGAAGGCACGAAGGAAGACTGGGACATCATTTCCGGCCAGTACTTCGCCTTTGCAAAGGGCTTGCCCGACCGCGTGCTGAAACACCTGAAACTGCTGGAAGGGGATTTCGGCGGCTTCCCGGTCTGCCGGCTGGAACACTCGCTCCAGACCGCCACCCGCGCCCATCGCGACGGACGGGGGGAGCGTTACGTGGTCATGGCCCTGCTGCACGACATCGGCGATACGCTGGGCACCTACAACCACCCGGAAGTGGCGGCAGCGATCCTGAAGCCATTCGTGACCGAGGAAGAGCACTGGATCTGCCAGAACCACGGCGCCTTCCAGGGGTACTACTACTTCCATCACCTGGGCATGGACCGGAACCTGCGCGACCGGTTCGAGGAACATCCCCATTACGCCGCCTGCGCGGAATTCTGCGAGAAATACGACCAGGCCGCGTTCGATCCCGATTACGAGAGCGAGAGCCTGGAGTTCTTCGAACCCATGGTCCGCCGCGTGATGGCGAAGCCGCTGTCCTCCATGTACGTGAAGTCGGACGCCGAAGCGGCCTGA
- the nadC gene encoding carboxylating nicotinate-nucleotide diphosphorylase, producing MYTERFELPGFDIERFIRTVLAEDLGEGLPGGGRDVTSEAVIPADARFSGVMDSRDAIVVAGLPIAEAFFRFLDPEIEIERLVNEGDSVEAGTDLVRLTGNARAMLTAERSALNTVQHLSGIATMVRQYVTAMDNPDCTLLDTRKTLPGLRQLEKYATRMGGADNHRMGLWDAAMIKDNHVLVAGSVAEAVRRAVEAGVAEIICEVDRIDQIEPALDAGATRLLLDNMDPPTLREAVTIVAGRVPTEASGGITLDTIRDKAATGVDYVSVGRLTQSAPAADIGLDFTPL from the coding sequence TTGTACACTGAGCGGTTCGAACTTCCCGGCTTCGATATCGAGCGCTTCATTCGCACCGTCTTGGCAGAGGATCTGGGCGAAGGACTGCCCGGGGGCGGGCGGGACGTGACCAGCGAAGCCGTGATTCCCGCCGATGCGCGGTTCTCCGGCGTGATGGACAGCCGCGACGCGATCGTCGTCGCCGGCCTCCCCATCGCCGAAGCATTCTTCCGTTTCCTCGACCCCGAGATCGAGATCGAACGCCTTGTAAACGAAGGAGATTCCGTCGAGGCAGGCACCGACCTGGTGCGCCTGACCGGTAATGCCCGGGCCATGCTGACCGCGGAAAGAAGCGCGCTCAACACCGTGCAGCACCTCTCCGGTATCGCCACTATGGTCCGCCAATACGTGACCGCGATGGACAACCCGGACTGCACCCTCCTCGACACCCGCAAGACCCTCCCCGGCCTCCGCCAGCTCGAGAAATACGCCACTCGCATGGGCGGCGCCGACAATCACCGCATGGGCCTGTGGGACGCGGCCATGATCAAGGACAACCACGTCCTGGTCGCCGGATCGGTCGCCGAAGCCGTGCGTCGTGCGGTCGAAGCCGGCGTTGCGGAAATCATTTGCGAGGTCGACCGGATCGACCAGATCGAACCTGCGCTGGACGCGGGCGCGACTCGCCTGCTGCTCGACAACATGGACCCGCCGACCTTGCGCGAGGCCGTGACCATCGTGGCGGGCCGCGTGCCCACGGAAGCCAGCGGCGGGATCACTCTGGACACGATCCGGGACAAGGCCGCGACAGGTGTCGACTACGTCTCGGTCGGCCGGCTGACGCAAAGCGCCCCGGCAGCCGATATCGGTCTCGACTTCACCCCGTTGTGA
- a CDS encoding MmcB family DNA repair protein, with amino-acid sequence MLETESPVAPPPSSPVASDLCRGIARLFARNGIWCLSEMPLRNGRRADLMGLDPKGRITIVEIKVSRADLLGDGKWPDYLDYCDRFYWGLPPSLDRNILDTIEYRPDCCGIICADGYDAEIVRPAPTHALAAARRKTETERLARTALRRLVTGSDPECDAWGRDLA; translated from the coding sequence ATGCTCGAAACCGAATCGCCCGTGGCCCCGCCGCCGTCTTCCCCTGTCGCATCCGACCTGTGCCGCGGCATTGCGCGCCTGTTCGCCCGCAACGGCATCTGGTGCCTGTCCGAAATGCCGCTGCGCAACGGACGCCGGGCGGATCTCATGGGACTGGATCCGAAGGGCCGGATCACCATCGTGGAGATCAAGGTCAGCCGCGCGGATCTGCTCGGCGACGGCAAATGGCCCGATTATCTCGATTACTGCGACCGGTTCTACTGGGGGCTGCCGCCCTCTCTCGACCGGAACATCCTCGACACGATCGAATACCGGCCCGATTGCTGCGGTATCATCTGCGCCGACGGGTACGATGCGGAAATCGTCCGTCCGGCACCGACCCATGCGCTCGCCGCAGCGCGCCGCAAGACGGAAACCGAACGGCTCGCCCGCACGGCCCTGCGACGGCTTGTCACCGGATCCGATCCGGAATGCGACGCCTGGGGCCGCGACCTCGCCTGA
- a CDS encoding ribonuclease T, producing the protein MKGIALAVPLALVFAGSAQAQSYQCRFARTVAIPEIRPDGPPRQVRITGYTLALSWSPEFCKGRETDARHRSQCSGRNGRFGFVTHGLWPEGAGGWPQWCPTRANVTPAIARRNLCLSPSVPLIARQWAKHGSCMARTPREYFTTARILRSFIAFPDTDRLSREDDLTAGRLREAFASANPWWPQDAVGLKVNRRGWLQEMRLCYDSLMRPKTCDRRRFGPSDGARIRIWRGL; encoded by the coding sequence GTGAAAGGGATCGCGCTCGCCGTACCGCTGGCCCTCGTGTTTGCCGGATCGGCACAGGCCCAATCCTACCAGTGCCGGTTCGCGCGAACGGTCGCCATTCCTGAAATCCGACCGGACGGACCGCCCCGGCAGGTTCGCATCACGGGCTACACGCTCGCGCTCAGCTGGAGCCCCGAGTTCTGCAAGGGCCGCGAAACCGACGCGCGCCACCGCAGCCAGTGTTCCGGGCGGAACGGCCGGTTCGGCTTCGTGACTCACGGATTGTGGCCGGAAGGAGCCGGCGGCTGGCCGCAATGGTGCCCCACCCGCGCCAATGTCACGCCCGCCATCGCACGGCGCAACTTGTGCCTCAGCCCCTCTGTACCGCTGATCGCGCGCCAATGGGCCAAGCACGGCAGCTGCATGGCCCGCACGCCGCGCGAATACTTCACGACCGCGCGTATCCTGCGCAGCTTCATCGCATTTCCCGATACCGATCGCCTTTCACGCGAGGACGACCTGACCGCCGGCCGGCTGCGCGAAGCCTTCGCCTCTGCCAATCCGTGGTGGCCGCAGGATGCCGTCGGCCTGAAGGTCAATCGGCGCGGCTGGTTGCAGGAGATGCGGCTCTGTTACGATTCGCTGATGCGGCCGAAGACGTGCGACAGGCGCCGGTTCGGTCCGTCCGACGGCGCACGGATCAGAATCTGGCGCGGGCTCTAG
- a CDS encoding histidine kinase gives MALTPYRPSPFFESKNEAFWRLQFLGWSGAFLLRAVPAVVNGQDWPIFLIVLAEAVTGFSISLILATIYRELIMRKPLVTWTLAALTLLIAVLVLAFINTWVITLVRGDSELSFTAQLFGYFVYPLTLLGAWSALYFAINYFLQVESQAARLERVEAQATSAQLAMLRYQLNPHFLFNTLNSISTLVLLKQTEPANAMLTRLSSFLRHTLVTQPGGKVTLAQEVETLKLYLGIEKMRFEERLRTSFRIQDEAGKGCLPAMLLQPLVENAIKYAVSPQEEGAEITIESQKIGDRLRVSVADSGPGAQAEDAGPGLPPEITGDRRTSTGVGLANIRDRLAQAYGDNHLFEIRTPPGGGFTVVIEIPFERADDVAAEAETAGRSGQLRPVTAEPAPLIPPAFARHPIRTRP, from the coding sequence ATGGCCCTTACGCCCTACCGACCCTCTCCGTTCTTCGAGAGCAAGAACGAGGCCTTCTGGCGCCTCCAGTTCCTGGGGTGGAGCGGCGCGTTCCTGCTGCGCGCGGTACCGGCAGTGGTCAACGGGCAGGACTGGCCGATCTTCCTGATCGTGCTGGCCGAAGCGGTCACCGGTTTTTCCATCAGCCTGATCCTCGCGACGATCTACCGCGAACTGATCATGCGCAAGCCGCTGGTCACCTGGACGCTGGCCGCGCTGACCCTGCTGATCGCGGTGCTGGTACTGGCCTTCATCAACACCTGGGTCATCACGCTGGTGCGCGGCGATTCGGAACTGAGCTTCACGGCGCAGCTGTTTGGCTATTTCGTCTATCCGCTGACGCTGCTGGGCGCGTGGTCGGCGCTTTATTTCGCGATCAACTACTTCCTGCAGGTCGAAAGCCAGGCCGCGCGGCTGGAACGCGTGGAAGCGCAGGCCACCAGTGCGCAACTGGCGATGCTGCGGTACCAGCTGAACCCGCATTTCCTGTTCAACACCCTTAATTCGATCAGCACGCTGGTGCTGCTCAAGCAGACCGAGCCTGCCAACGCGATGCTGACCCGCCTGTCCTCGTTCCTGCGGCACACGCTCGTCACCCAGCCGGGCGGCAAGGTGACGCTGGCGCAGGAGGTGGAGACGCTGAAGCTCTATCTCGGGATCGAAAAGATGCGGTTCGAGGAACGGCTTCGGACCTCGTTCCGGATTCAGGACGAAGCAGGCAAGGGCTGCCTCCCTGCCATGCTGCTGCAGCCGCTGGTCGAGAACGCGATCAAGTATGCCGTCTCTCCGCAGGAGGAAGGCGCAGAGATCACCATCGAATCGCAGAAGATCGGCGATCGGCTGCGGGTGTCCGTGGCCGATAGCGGGCCCGGCGCGCAGGCCGAAGATGCAGGTCCGGGTCTGCCGCCCGAGATCACCGGCGACAGGCGCACCTCCACCGGCGTCGGCCTCGCCAATATCCGCGACCGGCTGGCGCAGGCCTATGGCGACAACCACCTGTTCGAGATCCGCACTCCGCCCGGCGGCGGCTTCACCGTGGTGATCGAGATACCCTTCGAGCGGGCCGACGACGTCGCGGCGGAAGCAGAAACCGCCGGCCGGTCCGGGCAGTTGCGCCCCGTGACGGCCGAACCGGCCCCCCTCATCCCCCCGGCGTTCGCACGCCATCCCATAAGGACAAGACCGTGA
- a CDS encoding DsbA family protein — MTFRHFLITALVALGFGFAGAALWQVAGFGDSRTKSYLLENPEILPEMIANLEKQQAQEKLTRLGGDVTEPFPGAVLGNPDGSVTLVEFTDYGCGYCRQSQSDVAALIAANPELRVVIREWPIFEGSDEAARMALAAARQGKFPAFHNAMFEGGQVSADSIARAAQVAGLDMAKAEAFVASRDADFEIEKNRALASELAFTGTPSWVVGDRIIQGAVGQQGLQEAITEAQGS; from the coding sequence ATGACTTTCAGACACTTTTTGATCACCGCGCTCGTCGCGCTCGGCTTCGGTTTTGCCGGTGCGGCCCTGTGGCAGGTCGCCGGTTTCGGCGACAGCCGAACCAAATCCTACCTGCTCGAAAATCCGGAAATCCTGCCGGAAATGATCGCCAATCTGGAAAAGCAGCAGGCGCAGGAAAAGCTGACCCGGCTGGGCGGCGACGTGACGGAACCCTTCCCGGGCGCAGTCCTCGGCAATCCCGACGGATCGGTCACGCTGGTCGAATTCACCGATTACGGCTGCGGCTACTGCCGGCAAAGCCAGTCGGATGTCGCCGCGCTGATCGCTGCCAACCCGGAATTGCGCGTCGTGATCCGCGAATGGCCGATCTTCGAAGGCAGCGACGAAGCGGCCCGCATGGCGCTGGCCGCCGCGCGGCAGGGCAAGTTCCCCGCGTTCCACAACGCCATGTTCGAAGGCGGGCAGGTGAGCGCGGACAGCATCGCCCGCGCGGCGCAGGTCGCCGGCCTCGACATGGCCAAGGCCGAGGCGTTCGTCGCCTCGCGCGATGCCGATTTCGAGATCGAGAAGAACCGCGCGCTCGCGAGCGAACTCGCCTTCACCGGTACGCCGAGCTGGGTCGTGGGCGACCGCATCATACAGGGCGCGGTCGGGCAACAGGGCCTGCAGGAGGCGATTACCGAAGCGCAAGGCTCGTGA